One segment of Anastrepha obliqua isolate idAnaObli1 chromosome 3, idAnaObli1_1.0, whole genome shotgun sequence DNA contains the following:
- the LOC129241477 gene encoding uncharacterized protein LOC129241477: MKIETFLSKLTMYKISETIISEKNNINLFIKKLLNMLTVRKLCQKLHQFFQEHYPYIWFVSVFTVVFIGFLHYELKHNSRDLIYWKDLLDFCYNELEHFALVLILIVVLIKVIFLAFIIIMNTRSFTWFDELSQLEVKKRYADFLFIRLIADIDKIESKCLRCAKENEIASLKSFILAHEDMRKTIDNFRKDARKLLTPNEIEVSLPIEEVYGLMDDEERLIRRSRFNHMDISADDELIKSLVNP, translated from the coding sequence atgaaaatagaaacGTTCTTGTCAAAATTAACTAtgtacaaaatttcagaaacaattatttccgaaaaaaataatataaatttgttcattaaaaagttattaaacaTGCTCACAGTTCGAAAGTTATGCCAAAAGCTGcatcaattttttcaagaacactACCCGTACATTTGGTTCGTTTCCGTTTTTACGGTGGTTTTCATCGGCTTTTTGCACTACGAACTCAAGCACAATAGCCGTGATCTCATTTACTGGAAGGACCTGCTCGATTTCTGCTACAATGAACTGGAGCATTTTGCACTCGTACTCATTTTGATTGTTGTACtcatcaaagtaatttttctagcCTTCATCATTATCATGAATACGCGTTCGTTCACATGGTTCGATGAACTCTCACAGCTGGAAGTGAAGAAACGTTATGCCGACTTTCTATTCATTCGTCTAATCGCAGATATTGACAAAATTGAATCGAAATGTTTGCGTTGCGCCAAAGAGAATGAAATTGCCTCACTGAAGAGCTTCATTTTGGCACATGAGGATATGCGTAAGACGATTGATAATTTCCGTAAGGACGCACGTAAATTATTGACCCCCAATGAGATCGAAGTGTCACTACCGATTGAAGAGGTATATGGACTGATGGACGACGAAGAACGTCTGATACGTCGTTCACGTTTCAATCACATGGATATCTCAGCAGATGATGAGCTAATCAAGTCATTGGTGAATCCCTAA
- the LOC129241940 gene encoding uncharacterized protein LOC129241940: MQMKSFVILLHILMLHAYGMRHMINIHSLKEQPGREVEKTPEVNKIVAAEEKGTTIESENMHNLRDLSANATELIVTIASNTNERALHFAKPGKSPGLAIKSTRPSTLFGTEAKPFNILNQLKLDEIRDAQTELLSNPGRIKALKKKKKKKKKKRKKNKKKQKPIGEEATIFYTQLTTKKPHYYYHKLTTTKVPKKIKYIVRKKNVLKKKKKEYLNHLKHVFYPFIKFVAFFTVLNPFTLKVFIFALISPVVFGFLGFMALSFMVKPALHLIFDVKKRVDIIKHKKWLAKKRRERWRYGRRPITIHKHYYKNVVVPRPPKPKPPSWPEWVHGDQIDFSTKLQAKSMPKELYRRHQHRKHFRPANHHFNPILPEVEDEIEDWPYGSSRFDNFNGKKPLRNVDQRLPSAMGYTFKRPHLPIVKPGNIGPSRFQNKHPKTSVPSVSAEYEDAPFTLL; the protein is encoded by the coding sequence ATGCAGATGAAGAGTTTCGTAATTTTGCTGCATATATTGATGTTGCACGCCTATGGGATGAGGCATATGATAAATATTCATAGTTTGAAGGAGCAACCAGGCCGCGAAGTTGAAAAAACCCCAGAGGTGAATAAAATCGTGGCAGCGGAAGAAAAGGGTACAACCATCGAAAGTGAAAATATGCATAACTTACGAGATTTAAGTGCCAACGCGACAGAGCTAATCGTTACAATAGCTTCCAATACTAACGAAAGAGCGCTACACTTCGCTAAACCAGGAAAGTCGCCAGGTTTAGCGATCAAGTCTACACGGCCAAGCACACTTTTCGGAACTGAGGCGAAACCGTTTAATATACTCAATCAATTGAAATTGGATGAAATACGTGATGCTCAGACAGAGTTGTTGTCCAATCCAGGACGCATAAAGGCgcttaaaaagaagaaaaagaaaaagaagaagaagcggaagaaaaataagaaaaagcaaaagCCCATTGGCGAAGAGGCCACGATTTTCTATACTCAACTCACCACAAAGAAACCTCATTATTACTATCACAAATTGACGACTACAAAAGTGCCAAAGAAAATCAAGTACATTGTGCGCAAGAAGAATgttttgaagaagaaaaagaaagaatatcTAAATCACTTGAAACATGTGTTCTACCCGTTTATCAAGTTTGTCGCCTTTTTTACGGTACTCAATCCATTCacattaaaagtttttatatttgcacTCATTTCGCCAGTGGTTTTTGGATTTTTAGGTTTTATGGCGCTAAGTTTTATGGTAAAACCGGCACTTCATCTCATTTTTGATGTCAAAAAGCGTGTAGACATTATCAAACACAAGAAATGGCTCGCGAAAAAGCGACGTGAACGTTGGCGTTACGGTCGACGTCCGATCACTATACACAAACACTATTACAAGAATGTGGTTGTGCCGCGGCCACCAAAACCGAAGCCGCCCAGTTGGCCTGAGTGGGTGCATGGCGATCAAATTGATTTTAGCACAAAGCTTCAAGCCAAGTCTATGCCAAAGGAGCTCTATAGACGTCACCAACATCGTAAGCACTTTAGACCCGCAAACCATCATTTCAATCCGATATTGCCAGAGGTTGAAGATGAAATTGAAGATTGGCCCTATGGATCCTCGCGATTTGATAACTTCAATGGCAAAAAACCACTGAGAAACGTAGACCAGCGATTACCATCAGCAATGGGGTATACGTTTAAGCGCCCGCACCTACCTATTGTAAAACCTGGGAATATTGGACCATCGCGCTTCCAAAACAAGCATCCAAAGACTTCAGTGCCTAGTGTATCAGCTGAGTATGAGGATGCCCCATTTACATTGTTATAA